The genome window CCTCCTCATCCCGGCGTACAGCGAAGTGATGCCCGCCGATGTCGACGTGACGTCGAAGCTGACCCGCAACATCACGGTCCGCATGCCGATCGTGTCGAGCCCCATGGACACCGTCACCGAGAGCGACATGGCGATCGGGATGGCCCAGGAGGGGGGAATCGGGATCGTTCACAAGAACATGACCCCGGAAAACCAGGCTCTCCAGGTCGACCGGGTGAAGCGGAGCGAGCACGGCGTCATCGTCGACCCGGTCACCCTCCCCCCCGGGGCGAGCGTCCGGGACGCCATCGCCATCATGGAGGAGCGGAACGTCGGCGGGGTTCCGATCACGGAGAATGGGAAACTTAAGGGGATTATCACCCGCCGCGACCTCCGGTTCCTCGATTCCCGGGACATCCCGGTGGAACAGGTGATGACGAAGGACAAACTCGTCACCGCCCGCGAGGAGACGAACCTCAAGGACGCCGAGAAGATCCTCCGCGAGAACAAGGTCGAGAAGCTCCTGCTGGTCGATGGAGATTTCCAGCTCAAGGGGCTGATCACAATCAAGGACATCGACAAGAGCCTGAAGTATCCGCGGGCCAACAAGGATGCCCGCGGCCGGCTGCGGGTCGGAGCGGCGATCGGCGTGCACGACATGGCCCGGGCCGAGCGGCTGATCCGGGCCGGCGTCGACGTCCTGGTGGTCGACAGCGCCCACGGCCACTCGAAGAACGTCATCGAGACGGTCCGGAACTTGAAGAAACAATGGTCCTCGATCGACATCATCGCCGGAAACATCGCGACGAGTGAAGGTGCGAAGGATCTGGCGGATGCGGGGGCGGACGCGGTCAAGGTGGGGATCGGACCTGGGTCGATCTGCACCACGCGTGTCGTTTCAGGCGTCGGCGTTCCGCAGC of Planctomyces sp. SH-PL14 contains these proteins:
- the guaB gene encoding IMP dehydrogenase — encoded protein: MLDRLIDNGLTFDDVLLIPAYSEVMPADVDVTSKLTRNITVRMPIVSSPMDTVTESDMAIGMAQEGGIGIVHKNMTPENQALQVDRVKRSEHGVIVDPVTLPPGASVRDAIAIMEERNVGGVPITENGKLKGIITRRDLRFLDSRDIPVEQVMTKDKLVTAREETNLKDAEKILRENKVEKLLLVDGDFQLKGLITIKDIDKSLKYPRANKDARGRLRVGAAIGVHDMARAERLIRAGVDVLVVDSAHGHSKNVIETVRNLKKQWSSIDIIAGNIATSEGAKDLADAGADAVKVGIGPGSICTTRVVSGVGVPQLTAISAAAKAVGNSIPLIADGGIRYSGDITKALAAGASTVMLGGLLAGLAESPGEMILFQGRTFKRYRGMGSLGAMVAGSSDRYRQTVTEDDLKGRPKLVPEGVEGRVPYKGALNALIYQLVGGLRAGMGYLGVRDIEALRTQAKFLKVTPATVRESHPHDIAITQEAPNYTVEHSPNEGH